A region of the Streptomyces sp. NBC_00442 genome:
GGCCCCGGCCCGGCGCCGCGGACCGGCAGCCTCCTTCGAGGAGCTCGCGCCGGTCCTGGCCCGCGCCTGGCAGCCGGTGGAGAGCGAGCGTCTCGGCACGTGGACACTGCGCGCCGCCGGCGGCTTCACCCGCCGGGCCAACTCGGCCCTCCCTCTCGGCGACCCGGGCCTCCCCCTGCCCGACGCCCTCGATCGCGTGCGCGCCTGGTACGCCGCCCGGGACCTGCCCGCCTACGTCCAGACCGCGACGGGCGCCGTGGGCACCCAGGAGCGGCTCTGCGCGGAGCTGGAACGGGCCGGCTGGGAGCGCGAGGTCAGCGCCGAGGTGCGGATCGCGGCGCTCGCCCCCATCGGCGACCTGGACGCCGACGTCTCCCGGGTGCGCCTCGCGCGCACCGTGGACGAGGCGTGGCTCGGCCGCTACCAGCGGTCGTCGGCCCCCGGCGCGCACGTCCTGAAGGTCCTGGGCGCCGGCCCCTCGGTGTGGTTCGCCTCCGTTCCGGGCGAGGGCGCGGCGCCCGCGGCGATCGGGCGGTGCGTGGTGGACGGCCGCTGGACGGGGTTCATGGCGGTCGAGGTCGACCCGGCGCGCCGCCGCCAGGGCCTGGCGAGCGCCGTGATGGCCGCCCTGGCCCGCCGGGCCCTGGACGAGGGCGCGTCGGCGGCCTGGCTCCAGGTGGAGGCGGACAACGAGAGTGCCCGCGCCCTCTACGACGGCCTGGGCTTCGCGACCCACCACAGCTACCACCACTTCCGGTCCCGCTGACCGGGTACGGGGACGAACATGGAACCGGAAGACCCGGAAGTCACCGACTGGCGGCGGGAGTTCGCCGACCAGGCCCGCGCGGAGCGCCCCGACGTGGCGACGCTGTGCCTCCTGCTGGGCGCGGTCGCCGACCCCGCGCTCGGCCAACGCGGCATCGACGCCGCGCACATCGAGCTCGACCGCCTCGCGGGACTGCTCCCCTTCGGCGTCGGCGGCGCCCGCTCCTGGGCGCTCGCGCTGTCCCGACTCCTGGGCGGGGACTGCGGGTTCCGCGGCACGGGACACGACTACGAGCGCCTCGAATCGTCCCTGCTGCACCAGGTGCTGCGACGCAGGCGCGGTCTGCCCATCCTGCTCTCGGTGGTCTGGATCGAGGTGGCGAGGCGGGCCGGGGCGCCGGTGTACGGGGTGGCGCTTCCCGGCCACTTCGTGGTGGGCTTCGGCCCGCCCGAGGACCGGGTCCTGGCCGACCCGTTCGACGGGGGACGCCTCCTCGACCCCGACGACGCGGAACTCCTGGTGGCCGGCGCGACGGGCGCACCCCTGGAGGAGTCGATGCTGAGCCCGGCCGCGCCGCTCGACATCGTCCTGCGCGTCCTGAACAACATCCGCGCCTGGGCCGCGGCCCGCCCGGAGCAGAGCGACGTGGCCCTGTGGGCCGTGGAACTCTCCCTGCTGCTCCCCTCCCACCCCGCCCGGCTGCGCTTCGAACGGGCCGAACTCCTGGTCCAGCGCGGCGACTTCCTGGCCGGCGCCGCCGAACTCGACGAGTACGCCGACGTCGTGGACCCCGTGGAGCCGACGATCGCGCAGACGGCACGGAGCCGGGCGCGCGCCGCGCGCGCCATGCTGAACTGAGAGCCGCCGGCCGGCCGCCGGGGGCCCCGCGGGGCAGCTCGGAGCGCTTCCCGCTTCCCGGTCACGCGGGGGCGCTCCCCGGCCGCCTAGGGTCGTGATCATGACCGAGCCCATGTCGCCCCCGACCGTCCACCCCGTCCCCTACCACGCCCAATGGGCCTCGCCCGAGCTGGTGGAGGCGATCGTCCGCGGCGAGCTCGACGCGGCCGAGGACCCGCTGTGGCGTGCTTACGGCGCGGAGAGCCGCGAGGAGTACGCCTGGTGGTCGTGGCGGCTGTGCGGGGTGGCGTGTCTGAGGATGGCCCTGGAGCACTGGCAGGGCTCGGCCCCCACCGCGATGGAACTCGCGCGGGAGTGCGTGGCGGCGGGGGCGTACGTCCGTCGCGGCGACGGCCTCGACGGCCTGATCTACGCCCCGTTCGCGGCGTACGCCCAGGAGCGCTGGGGCCTGAAGGCGGTGGCGCGCCCGCATCTGCCGCTCGCAGAGCTGCGCCGCCTGATCGAGGCCGGCGGGCTCCTGCTGCTCTCCGTCCACCCCTCGATCCGCGAGCTCGCCCCGTCCCCGGAACGCCGGGGCGGGCACCTGGTGCTGGCCGTGGGGGCGACCGAGGACGCCCTGGTCTTCCACAATCCCTCCGGCTTCAAGGGCCGCTCCCAGAAGTATGTCCGCATCGCGTGGGCGGAGCTGGACCGGTTCTACGCGGGGCGGGGGGTGGCGCTGGGGCCGGGAACCGGCCGCCCCGAGCACTGAACCGCGACATCCGGCCAATCCCCGCGTGCGCACGGAAAACCCTCCCCGAACGGCGGACAGCGGTCACAATCTGTTGACGCTCCCTCAACAGGCCGTGCCGCACGGTCTGTTGAGGTGAGCACCACTGTGTCCCGTTCCAAGCCACCGCTATTTCGGGAGTCCCCTTGTCACGCCTCAGACCCATAGCCGCACGTCTGGCCCCCGCCCTGCTCCTGCCCCTGCTCGCGGGCCTCGGCCTGGCCGCGCCCGCCGCCGCCGACCCCGCGCAGGCCGACCTCTCGGTGGCCCTCGACGTCTCGCCCCACGGGCTCGCCATCAACGCGGCCACGTTCAGCGCCAACGTCACCAACACCGGGCCGTCCGACGTCAGCGCCGCCCACGTGTGGTTCAGCTATCCGGCCGGGTTCACGGCGCCCTCCGCATCGGGCTGCACGATCGACAGGACGAACCGGACCGCGGTGTGCGCGCTGGGCGCGATCCCGTCCGGCGCGACCGTCACCAAGAAGCTGACGCTGCACGCCGGGTTCCTGACGATGAGCGGCAACCTGCCGGTCACGGCCGCGCTGGTCGACCTGACGCCCAGCGACCCCGATCCGGGCAACAATTCGGCGGTCCGCGTCTGTTCGGCCCTCACCCTGCTCCTGGTGAGCTGCTGAGACACGTCACGGCCGGTGGGCACCGCCCCACCGGCCACCACCCGGCGCCCAAGCCCCGGGGCCTGTCCGGCGGATCTCGTCGGCACGCGGGGGCGAGGCCGACCAGATCTGCCGGACAGACCCTAGAGCCAGCCCTTCTCGCGGGCGATGCGGACCGCCTCCGCCCGGTTGCGGGCCGCGAGCTTCTGGATGGCCATGGAGAGGTAGTTGCGGACCGTGCCCTGCGAGAGGCGGAGGACGGTGGCGAGTTCGGCGTTGGTCGCGCCGTCCTGCGCGGCCCGCAGCACGTCGCGTTCGCGGTCGGTCAGGGGGTTGGCCCCCTCGGCCAGGGCGGCCGCGGCCAGCGTCGGATCGATGACCCGCTCCCCGGTCAGTACGGTGCGTACCGCGGCGGCCAGTTGGGCGGCGGGGGCGTCCTTGACCAGGAACGCGTCCGCGCCGGCCTCCATGGCGCTGCGCAGATAGCCGGGGCGTCCGAAGGTGGTCAGGATCACGATCTTCACTGCGGGCAGCTCACGGCGCAGGACGGCTGCCGCCTCGATGCCGGTGAGGCCCGGCATCTCGATGTCGAGCAGGGCGACGTCCACCGCGTGGGCGCGGGCCGCCGCCGCGACCTCGTCGCCCCGCGCCGCCTGCGCCACCACCTCCAGGTCCGGCTCCAGACCGAGCAGGGCGGCGAGGGCCTCGCGGACCATGGACTGGTCTTCCGCCAGGAGAAGTCGGATCATGATCCGGATACTAGAGGGGTTTCGGACGCGTCCGGGATCAGCGGGATCCGCGCGATCAGCGTGAAGCCCTTGCGGCCGGCCTCGGTCTCCAGGATCCCCGCCACCTTCTCCAGGCGCTCCGCGAGCCCGGTCAGGCCGTTGCCCGCGACGGGCGCGCCGGCCCCGGCCCGGCTCGGGCCGTCGTCCCGGACGCGCAGTTCGAGGAACCGGCCGTCCAGGGTCTGGAGTTCGGTGAACGTGACCGCGCAGTGCCGGGCGCCGCTGTGGCGTACGACGTTGGTCGCCGCCTCGCGCAGGACCCAGGCCAGGACCTCCTCCTCGGCGGCGGGCAGCCCGGCGGGGGCTTCGGTCGGCACGTCCGTCCGGATGCCCGCCGCGTTCAACACGGTGCGGGCGCCGGCGAGTTCGGCGGGCAGCGTGACCCTGCGATAGCCGGTCACGGCGGCCCGTACGTCGACGAGGGCCTGTCGGCTCACCGCCTCGATGTCGGCCACCTGCACGGCCGCCTGCTCGGGGTGGGCGGGCAGCATCCGTCCGGCCAGCTCGCTCTTGAGGGTGATGAGGGAAAGCGAGTGGCCGAGCAGGTCGTGGAGATCGCGTGCCATCCTCAACCGCTCCTCGTTCGCGGCCAGTTGGGCGACGGTGGCACGCGCCTCGCGCAGCTCGACCGAGGTGCGGATCAGATGGCGTACGCCGGTCATCGCGAAGCCGCCGAGCAGCGCGGGGATGGCGAGGCCCGGCAGGACGTCGCCGACGTGGGCGACGTGCGTGCCGATCACGGTCATGGTGGCGGTCGTCACGAGGATCGCCCACGTCGCGAGGGCCGGCGAGAGCGTGGCCCCGCAGGAGACGGACACGTAGACGAAGAGCACGAGCCACGAGCCGCCGAGAGTCAGCGAGAGCGCGAGGGCCACGGCCGCCAGGAGCCCGAGGAGGCTGTAGACGGTCCCGTCGGCCATCGGGCGTGCGGTGTGCCGCAGCACCAGAGCCAGGTACACGGTGACGAAGCCGGTGAGGCCGGACCAGCCGAGGACGGTGGCCACGGTGGTGTGGTTCCCGTCCAGCAGATCACTGATCGGGGCGCTCATGAAGGCCAGCCAGATGCCGACCCACATCAGCTTCTGGAGCATCTGGCGGCGCGTCTCGGGGCTGAGCCCGATCCGCACCGCCGGTGCCTTGCTGTGGCCCTGGTTCACGGCACTCACGCCTTCAGGGTGTCCTTCCGGTACAGCCATGCCGCGCCGCCCGCGAAGAGCAGGAAGTAGAGGACGAGGATGGCGAGGTCCTTGCCGTGCGGGGCGTCGCCCAGCTCGATGGCCTGTCCGAGGGCAGCGTACGCGTGGGTGGGCAGCCATTCCGCGATGTTCTGCAGCCACTGCGGGAAGACGGTGCTGGGCATCCACAGGCCGCCCAGGATCGACATGCCGAAGTAGATGATCATCGTGATGGGGCGGACCGCGTCACCGCTGGCGATGTAGCCGATGGCCACGCCGAGCGCGGCGAAGCAGAGGGAGCCCGCCCAGATGGCGACGGTCAGCGCGCCCCACTGCCAGGCCTCGAACCGTACGCCCTTGGTGACGGCGGCCACGAGGAAGACGACCACGATGCACGGCAGGGTCACGACGCCCGCGCTGGCGATCTTCGCGAGGACGTAGCCCCGGCCCGGCAGGGTGGTCAGGCGCAGCTGGCGCACCCAGCCCTTCTCGCGCTCCTTGGCGATCTTCTCGCTGTTGCCCATGAGGACGGCGGTGATCGCGCCGAAGGACGCCATCGAGACCATGTACAGGGCGGGGAAGGTGAGGTCGGTGCCCTTGACCTTGTCGGTGCTGTTCTGCGAGGCCGCGAAGAGCAGGTAGAGCGCCGAGGGGTAGACGACCGAGAAGAACATGAACTTCTTGTTCCGCAGGGTGCGGATGATTTCGAGCTTGATCAACGACCCGGAGAAGAATGTGGTCAGCATGCTGCGTTGGCCTCCTCGGCCGAGGTGATGGCGACGAAGGCCTGCTCCAGGCCGAGGCCCGCGACTTCGAGGTTGCGCGGGTAGAGGCCGAGCCCGTACACCGCGTGCATCGTGGCGTCGGCGTCGTGCGACTGGATGCGGACGGTGCGGCCGGAGACGTCGATGGTGGAGAGGAAGGGCAGCGCGCGCAGGGCGGCCTCGTCGATGGCACCCTCCAGGTCGAAGCTGACGCGGCGGGCGCCGGCCTTGGCCTTGATCTCGGCGGCGGTGCCGTCCGCGAGGAGCCTGCCCTTGTGCAGGACGAGCACGCGGTCGGCGATCGCGTCGGCCTCTTCCAGGTAGTGCGTGGCGAACAGGACCGTACGTCCCTGCGCCGCCTGCTCGCGCATGGTCGCCCAGAACGCCTGGCGGGCGGTGACGTCCATGCCGGTGGTCGGCTCGTCGAGGACGATCAGGTCGTTGGCGCCGACGGTCGCGAGCGCGAAGCGGACGCGCTGCTCCTGGCCGCCGGAGAGCTTGTTGACCTTGCGGTCGGCGATCTGGGCGATGCCCGCGCGGTCCATGACCTCGGCCACGGGGTGCGGCTTGGGGTGCAGGTCGCAGCCGAGCTTGACCAGCTCGCGCACGGTCACGTCCTCCATGAGGCCGCCGCTCTGGAGCATCGCGCCGACCTTGCCGGCGTTGATGGCCTGGGCGGGCGTCATGCCGAAGAGGCTGACCGTGCCGGAGTCGGCGTTGCGCAGCCCGAGCAGCAGGTCGAGGGTGGAGGACTTGCCGGCGCCGTTGGGGCCGAGCAGCGCGACCGTCTCGCCGGGGTGGAGCCGCAGCGACAGGTCGGCCACGGCGCGGACGTCGCCGTAGCTCTTGTTCACGTTCTCGAAGCTCACCACGGCTTGCGCGGTGCGCTCGGCGGGAGGGGCTGTCTGCGTCATGGGTCCAGGTTCGCGCGGGGCGGTCCCGCACGGCAGTGCCCCGCGTCGTGACTCCACCATGACGAATGTCATGCGCCCACCCCGGGGGGCTCCGAGCCCCGTGAGGGGCGCGGGGAACTGCGCGAGAAGCGAGCACGGTCCGCAAGCCGAACCGGGGTTCCAAGGGGCGCGGGGAACTGCGCGGGACGCGGGCACGGTCCGCGGACGAAAGCGGGGTCAGGGGCGCGGGGAACCGCGCGTGCAGCCCCCGCCGGCCCCGCACCCGGAAAGCGCACCGGATCTCACCCGGACGCGGGGTGGGCGCGGGCCTACTCGATCGTGACGGTTCGCTCGGCCGTCGTCTTGCCGCGCAGCGCCGTCTTCATCGCCGCAGCCACGTCGTCCGCCGACACCTCGTGCTTCTGACCGCCCTGACTCACCGTCACCCCCTTGAAGGTGCTCCCGATCAGCTCGGTGATCGCCGCCTTGTCGTACACCTCGACCAGCTTCCCGTCGACCGCCTTCATCGACAGGATCTTTGGCAGCGACTTCTTCGGCCCGAAGGGCAGCGACTTCCCGCCCGCCTTGATCGTCACGTTCGCCGAC
Encoded here:
- a CDS encoding GNAT family N-acetyltransferase, producing the protein MEFTTGGRLEVRITAADTGKRVSVRRLSSSGTPGSLFTDTVGVLTSWDDGVLSITRKSGETVRIEESALVAGKVVPAAPARRRGPAASFEELAPVLARAWQPVESERLGTWTLRAAGGFTRRANSALPLGDPGLPLPDALDRVRAWYAARDLPAYVQTATGAVGTQERLCAELERAGWEREVSAEVRIAALAPIGDLDADVSRVRLARTVDEAWLGRYQRSSAPGAHVLKVLGAGPSVWFASVPGEGAAPAAIGRCVVDGRWTGFMAVEVDPARRRQGLASAVMAALARRALDEGASAAWLQVEADNESARALYDGLGFATHHSYHHFRSR
- a CDS encoding transglutaminase-like domain-containing protein, with translation MEPEDPEVTDWRREFADQARAERPDVATLCLLLGAVADPALGQRGIDAAHIELDRLAGLLPFGVGGARSWALALSRLLGGDCGFRGTGHDYERLESSLLHQVLRRRRGLPILLSVVWIEVARRAGAPVYGVALPGHFVVGFGPPEDRVLADPFDGGRLLDPDDAELLVAGATGAPLEESMLSPAAPLDIVLRVLNNIRAWAAARPEQSDVALWAVELSLLLPSHPARLRFERAELLVQRGDFLAGAAELDEYADVVDPVEPTIAQTARSRARAARAMLN
- a CDS encoding C39 family peptidase, with product MTEPMSPPTVHPVPYHAQWASPELVEAIVRGELDAAEDPLWRAYGAESREEYAWWSWRLCGVACLRMALEHWQGSAPTAMELARECVAAGAYVRRGDGLDGLIYAPFAAYAQERWGLKAVARPHLPLAELRRLIEAGGLLLLSVHPSIRELAPSPERRGGHLVLAVGATEDALVFHNPSGFKGRSQKYVRIAWAELDRFYAGRGVALGPGTGRPEH
- a CDS encoding response regulator encodes the protein MIRLLLAEDQSMVREALAALLGLEPDLEVVAQAARGDEVAAAARAHAVDVALLDIEMPGLTGIEAAAVLRRELPAVKIVILTTFGRPGYLRSAMEAGADAFLVKDAPAAQLAAAVRTVLTGERVIDPTLAAAALAEGANPLTDRERDVLRAAQDGATNAELATVLRLSQGTVRNYLSMAIQKLAARNRAEAVRIAREKGWL
- a CDS encoding sensor histidine kinase, producing the protein MLQKLMWVGIWLAFMSAPISDLLDGNHTTVATVLGWSGLTGFVTVYLALVLRHTARPMADGTVYSLLGLLAAVALALSLTLGGSWLVLFVYVSVSCGATLSPALATWAILVTTATMTVIGTHVAHVGDVLPGLAIPALLGGFAMTGVRHLIRTSVELREARATVAQLAANEERLRMARDLHDLLGHSLSLITLKSELAGRMLPAHPEQAAVQVADIEAVSRQALVDVRAAVTGYRRVTLPAELAGARTVLNAAGIRTDVPTEAPAGLPAAEEEVLAWVLREAATNVVRHSGARHCAVTFTELQTLDGRFLELRVRDDGPSRAGAGAPVAGNGLTGLAERLEKVAGILETEAGRKGFTLIARIPLIPDASETPLVSGS
- a CDS encoding ABC transporter permease — its product is MLTTFFSGSLIKLEIIRTLRNKKFMFFSVVYPSALYLLFAASQNSTDKVKGTDLTFPALYMVSMASFGAITAVLMGNSEKIAKEREKGWVRQLRLTTLPGRGYVLAKIASAGVVTLPCIVVVFLVAAVTKGVRFEAWQWGALTVAIWAGSLCFAALGVAIGYIASGDAVRPITMIIYFGMSILGGLWMPSTVFPQWLQNIAEWLPTHAYAALGQAIELGDAPHGKDLAILVLYFLLFAGGAAWLYRKDTLKA
- a CDS encoding ABC transporter ATP-binding protein, producing MTQTAPPAERTAQAVVSFENVNKSYGDVRAVADLSLRLHPGETVALLGPNGAGKSSTLDLLLGLRNADSGTVSLFGMTPAQAINAGKVGAMLQSGGLMEDVTVRELVKLGCDLHPKPHPVAEVMDRAGIAQIADRKVNKLSGGQEQRVRFALATVGANDLIVLDEPTTGMDVTARQAFWATMREQAAQGRTVLFATHYLEEADAIADRVLVLHKGRLLADGTAAEIKAKAGARRVSFDLEGAIDEAALRALPFLSTIDVSGRTVRIQSHDADATMHAVYGLGLYPRNLEVAGLGLEQAFVAITSAEEANAAC